Part of the Gemmatimonas sp. genome is shown below.
TGGTGTTAACCAAAGCCGCAAAAAATTGCCGCTCAGGGGGTGGAGCGGAGCCCGCGCAGCAGGAGGTGGGCAATCCCCATCCCGATCTGCTGTGCCGCCCGCGTGTCGACGATCTGCGAACACGCAGACATCGAGGCCGTCCCGTGCAAGCCGAGCCAGAGCATCATGGCCACCTGAAGGGGCTGGTATGATCTCGCCTCGCCGGCCGCACACAAGGCCTCGCAGACCCGAATGAGCACGCCGAACGCCGGATCGTTATGGAGGTCTGCCGTTCCGTCAGGAAGAATGCCGATGTCCGGTCGGTCGACGAACATGACCCGGTACCGCGCCGGCTGCGCCAGCGCGAAGCGCAGGTAGGCGTCACCGAGGGCGAGGACGCGCTCGCCGGCGGCGGCCTCGGGACGATCCGCCTCATCGAGCGCGCGAGCGAATTGCAGAAACCACTTCTCCAGGACCGCCGCGATCAGGGCCTCGCGATCGCGGAAGTGGCGGTAGATAGTGGTAGGCGTGTACTGCGTGGCCTCCGCCACTTCCCGCAAGGAAAAGGCCCCATACCCCTTCTCGAGCAGCTGTTCCTCCGCGACCGCCAGCAGCAGATCCCGCAACCGCCCACGCTGCGCCTCACGCCTCTCCGCCGACCGGTGGCGGAGACGTTCAGCTCGCGAAAGCAGGCCGTCCTGCGGTTCCTTGGTAGCCATGGTCTTTTAGGTTACACTGTTAACATTGATTGTCAAGCCCGGCGCCCGGACCACTCGACCGGCTCGGCCCCGATACCCTTCCCCACCCACCGGAGCACGCATGTTCGTGTTTGGCCATGTCGCTGCAGGAGGCCCCGCCCTCTGGACACAACTCACCACACGTGGCGTGCCTCCCGAAGCGCCGGTGCCGCTGCTGTCGGTACCCTCGGTCTGATGGCAGACACAGTCCGCGGGAGCGAAGGGGCCGAGGTCGTGCGGCGGGTGCTTTCGCGGCCCGCCCCCCTCACCGACACCGAATGGAGCGTGCTCCGGCCGCTCCTGCGACGCAAGGCGCTCCAGGCAAGGCAGCCGCTCCTGCGAGCCGGCGAGGTGTGCCGTGACCTGGCGTTCGTCGAGTGCGGATTGCTGCGGTACTTCCTGGTGGGCGACGGCAGGGAGTTCACCGGGAACTTCTTCTTCGAGGAGAGCGTCGCGGCCGATTACGGGAGCTTCGTGTCCCAAACCGCGGCCACACAGTGGGTGGATGCCGTTGAGGACTCGGTGGTCTGGCTCCTTGGCTACACGGAGCTGCAGCGCCTCTATGCCTCGTCGGCGGCGTGGGAGCGCCGAGGGCGCCTCATTGCCGAGGCCGTACTGGCGGCGGCCCAGCGGCGCACGGCCGCGTTGGTGCTCCAGGATGCCGAGGCTCGCTACCGTGCGATGGTCACGGAGCGCCCGAAGATCCTCGAACGCGTCCCGAAACACATGATTGCCGCCTATCTCGGCATTACCCCCGAAGCGTTGAGTCGCTTACGCCGGAAACTCGCGCGCGGGACTTGACCTGGATCAAGGCGGCGTTCCGGCGCCTCTCCAATCATTCGTGCGTCTCTGGCGCCACCAGCGCCAACACCCATCCCGCTCCACCGCTGGAGAGTGCGAATGCGTATCAGCCTGTGTCTGCTGGCAGCCGTGGCTTTGGTCGGCTCCGGATGCCGCCACGCGAGTCGGCCCCCCGCTACAGCGCCGGCCATTGGCAGCGCCCGTGCGTCC
Proteins encoded:
- a CDS encoding TetR/AcrR family transcriptional regulator — encoded protein: MATKEPQDGLLSRAERLRHRSAERREAQRGRLRDLLLAVAEEQLLEKGYGAFSLREVAEATQYTPTTIYRHFRDREALIAAVLEKWFLQFARALDEADRPEAAAGERVLALGDAYLRFALAQPARYRVMFVDRPDIGILPDGTADLHNDPAFGVLIRVCEALCAAGEARSYQPLQVAMMLWLGLHGTASMSACSQIVDTRAAQQIGMGIAHLLLRGLRSTP
- a CDS encoding Crp/Fnr family transcriptional regulator, which produces MADTVRGSEGAEVVRRVLSRPAPLTDTEWSVLRPLLRRKALQARQPLLRAGEVCRDLAFVECGLLRYFLVGDGREFTGNFFFEESVAADYGSFVSQTAATQWVDAVEDSVVWLLGYTELQRLYASSAAWERRGRLIAEAVLAAAQRRTAALVLQDAEARYRAMVTERPKILERVPKHMIAAYLGITPEALSRLRRKLARGT